DNA sequence from the Streptomyces sp. CA-210063 genome:
GCGGCCGGAATCGGCGAGCTGTCCTTCTTCTCCCGCGTCCACTACGGCGGCGGCGCCGCGTGCGCGACCGTCCAGCAGGCGGCGCTCGCCGTGGCGACGGGCGTGGCGGAGGTCGTGGTCTGCTACCGGGCGTTCAACGAGCGGTCGGGGCGGCGGTTCGGGTCGGGCGTACGGCACCGGGAGCCGTCGGCGGAGGGTGTGGCGCTCGGCTGGACCCTGCCGTTCGGGCTGCTCACGCCCGCGTCCTGGGTGGCGATGGCGGCCCAGCGGTACCTGTACGCGTACGGGCTGACCCCCGAGGCGTTCGGGCACGTGGCCGTGGTGGACCGCAGGCACGCGGCGACGAACCCGGCGGCGTACTTCCACGGCCGCCCCATCACCCTCGCCGAGCACGCCGCCTCCCGCTGGATCGTCGAGCCGCTGCGGCTGCTGGACTGCTGCCAGGAGACGGACGGCGGCCAGGCGCTCGTCGTGACCTCCCTGGAACGGGCCCGGGACCTGCCCCGGCCGCCGGCCGTGGTCGTGGCGGCCGCCCAGGGCGCGGGCCGGGCGCAGCAGCAGATGACCGGCTTCTACGACAGCGACCTCACCGGGCTGCCGGAGATGGGCGTCGTCGCCCGCCAGCTCCGGCGGACCTCGGGGCTCACCCCGGACGACATCGACGTGGGCATCCTCTACGACCACTTCACGCCGTTCGTGCTGATGCAGCTGGAGGAGTTCGGGTTCTGCGGGCCGGGGGAGGCGGCGGACTTCGTGGCGGAGGAGCGGCTGCCGCTCAACACCCACGGCGGGCAGCTCGGCGAGGCGTATCTGCACGGCATGAACGGCATCG
Encoded proteins:
- a CDS encoding lipid-transfer protein; this encodes MSVRTKDRLGGQAAIVGIGATDFSKDSGRSELRLAVEAVRAALDDAGLAPADVDGMVTFTMDTSPEITVAQAAGIGELSFFSRVHYGGGAACATVQQAALAVATGVAEVVVCYRAFNERSGRRFGSGVRHREPSAEGVALGWTLPFGLLTPASWVAMAAQRYLYAYGLTPEAFGHVAVVDRRHAATNPAAYFHGRPITLAEHAASRWIVEPLRLLDCCQETDGGQALVVTSLERARDLPRPPAVVVAAAQGAGRAQQQMTGFYDSDLTGLPEMGVVARQLRRTSGLTPDDIDVGILYDHFTPFVLMQLEEFGFCGPGEAADFVAEERLPLNTHGGQLGEAYLHGMNGIAEAVRQLRGTAVNQVPGAERVLVTAGTGVPTSGLVLGTDG